A stretch of Nonomuraea africana DNA encodes these proteins:
- a CDS encoding sensor histidine kinase: MSRYVLVPCAAVAVVISTIMAYGNQQGARPLDVLGYALLGATALGLAWLRGRPEVSVAVCGLAAAALLALGYAYALWALPALIAVFAAIAEGRRRVGWAGAAFLVACPAVGVARTPDPGNLAGLLVWVLVVALVGQLAEVSRARRAYIAELERTREEEARRRARDERLKVARELHDVTSHTVSLIALQAAVAAEAVERAGGPPEARAALAVIRTASREAMAEMKGLLGVLRQADGAQAGRSPMPGLDRLGDLVTSTALPVRLAVEGDRRPLSPAVELTAYRIVQEALTNTMRHARAAAAQVTLRYESGGVVVEVVDDGGGLRGDRSAGHGLAGMAERVAAVGGALSTGDRPEGGFGVAAWLPA, from the coding sequence GTGAGCAGATACGTCCTCGTTCCCTGCGCCGCCGTCGCCGTGGTCATCTCCACGATCATGGCGTACGGCAACCAGCAGGGCGCCCGCCCGCTCGACGTGCTCGGCTACGCGCTGCTGGGGGCCACCGCGCTCGGCCTGGCCTGGCTGCGCGGCAGGCCCGAGGTGAGCGTGGCGGTGTGCGGCCTGGCCGCGGCCGCCCTGCTCGCCCTCGGCTACGCCTACGCGCTGTGGGCGCTGCCCGCGCTGATCGCGGTGTTCGCCGCGATCGCCGAGGGCCGCAGGCGGGTGGGCTGGGCGGGCGCCGCCTTCCTCGTGGCCTGCCCCGCCGTGGGGGTCGCGCGCACTCCCGACCCGGGCAACCTGGCCGGGCTGCTGGTCTGGGTGCTGGTCGTGGCGCTGGTGGGGCAGCTCGCCGAGGTGTCGAGGGCGAGGCGCGCCTACATCGCCGAGTTGGAGCGCACCCGCGAGGAGGAGGCGCGCAGGCGGGCCCGCGACGAACGGCTCAAGGTCGCCAGGGAACTGCACGACGTCACCTCCCACACCGTCTCGCTCATCGCGCTGCAGGCCGCCGTCGCGGCCGAGGCCGTCGAGCGCGCGGGCGGCCCGCCCGAGGCGCGCGCCGCCCTCGCCGTCATCCGTACGGCCAGCCGCGAGGCCATGGCCGAGATGAAGGGCCTGCTGGGCGTGTTGCGACAGGCCGACGGTGCCCAGGCGGGCAGGTCGCCGATGCCCGGCCTCGACCGGCTCGGCGACCTCGTCACGTCCACGGCGCTGCCCGTACGGCTCGCCGTCGAGGGCGATCGACGGCCGCTGTCACCGGCCGTCGAGCTGACGGCGTACCGGATCGTGCAGGAGGCGCTGACCAACACCATGCGGCACGCCAGAGCCGCCGCGGCGCAGGTGACGCTGCGCTACGAGAGCGGAGGGGTGGTCGTGGAGGTCGTCGACGACGGCGGGGGGCTGCGCGGCGACAGGAGCGCGGGACACGGCCTGGCGGGCATGGCCGAGCGGGTGGCCGCGGTCGGCGGCGCGCTCAGCACCGGCGACCGGCCGGAGGGCGGGTTCGGCGTGGCCGCGTGGCTGCCCGCGTGA
- a CDS encoding helix-turn-helix transcriptional regulator — translation MRASRLLSLLLLLQTRGRMTATELAEELEVSVRTVYRDVEALSSAGVPVYADRGPAGGYQLLDGYRTRLNGLTAAEASSLFLAALPGPAAELGLAEVAANAELKLLAALPPEPRSQAARMRERFHLDVPSWYRTADDVPHLAEVAEAVWDQRPLRMRYRRWGKQEVDRVIHPYGLVLKGGSWYMIAAPPSADPRTYRVSRILELETVAGGFERPQGFDLAEFWQAYAKDFREKMYTAEAVIRFEPGAEGLLEYTLSVPVPKPEPDPDGWRTVTVPIESIRHARWLLLRMGASVEVLAPAELRDLMRQAVADLGKIYES, via the coding sequence ATGCGTGCCAGCCGTCTGCTCTCCCTCCTCCTGCTGCTCCAGACGCGCGGCCGCATGACCGCCACCGAGCTGGCCGAGGAGCTCGAGGTGTCGGTCAGGACCGTCTATCGCGACGTCGAGGCCCTCTCCTCGGCGGGCGTGCCGGTCTACGCCGACCGCGGCCCGGCCGGCGGATACCAGCTGCTCGACGGCTACCGGACCAGGCTGAATGGCCTCACCGCCGCCGAGGCCTCCTCGCTGTTCCTCGCCGCCCTGCCCGGCCCCGCCGCCGAGCTGGGCCTGGCGGAGGTGGCGGCCAACGCCGAGCTGAAGCTGCTGGCCGCACTGCCGCCCGAGCCGCGCTCCCAGGCCGCCAGGATGCGCGAGCGCTTCCACCTCGACGTGCCCAGCTGGTACCGCACCGCCGACGACGTCCCGCACCTGGCCGAGGTGGCCGAGGCCGTATGGGACCAGCGCCCGCTGCGCATGAGGTACCGGCGGTGGGGGAAGCAGGAGGTGGACAGGGTGATCCATCCGTACGGGCTGGTGCTCAAGGGCGGCTCGTGGTACATGATCGCCGCCCCGCCCTCCGCCGACCCGCGTACCTACCGCGTCTCTCGCATCCTGGAACTGGAGACCGTGGCAGGCGGCTTCGAGCGGCCGCAGGGGTTCGACCTGGCGGAGTTCTGGCAGGCCTACGCCAAGGACTTCCGCGAGAAGATGTACACCGCCGAGGCCGTCATCCGGTTCGAGCCCGGAGCCGAGGGCCTGCTGGAGTACACGCTCAGCGTCCCGGTGCCGAAGCCGGAGCCCGACCCCGACGGGTGGCGGACGGTGACCGTACCGATCGAGTCGATCAGGCACGCCCGCTGGCTGCTGCTGCGGATGGGAGCGAGCGTCGAGGTCCTCGCCCCCGCCGAGCTACGCGATCTCATGCGGCAGGCGGTCGCGGACCTCGGCAAGATATACGAATCATGA
- a CDS encoding cytochrome P450, which produces MPTITQGDLYTATLEVVEHPPLGVPALDGGPREAVVRLAGQRSLVRILDGGDGRDLDLVLPGGYRHRHGRVRLTAHRLSEGVFAIKADERRIALLRLRDPALGMPAFDPERNHHPALRPTRPLRWRRGRVAGMVSPWEALRLGVQVALPIMAQGAVVRRRLGVRLAALIKADTRANRLLARLRDRHDGGPLLIRIPLRGWAVIPVKEADVRRVLHGAEFTPANKEKRGALGHFQPDSLLITRDPELRARRRTFNEEVLRPEPIAAEIRRKAAEEMATLPTDGVLTWSRFNEAHWRMARRIVLGDPARDDEAVTRLLNRLRADANWFYLRARKTDVRVAFQRRIERHLRRAEAGSLARVLAQTRADPAVHPEGQVPHWLFAYDSAAIATWRALALLAVHAGPHDPEHLRAAVLESLHRWPTTLAILRDTTAPTRWRGVTLPEGSVVAVITSFTDEVPFSDGPAGCPGEDLVLLTATEVLGAILRDREVGAIIRRSPLDHFGLRFAVRPRER; this is translated from the coding sequence ATGCCGACAATCACCCAGGGCGACCTGTACACCGCGACCCTGGAGGTCGTGGAGCACCCGCCGCTCGGTGTGCCCGCGCTCGACGGCGGGCCGCGTGAGGCCGTCGTACGGCTGGCCGGCCAGAGGTCGCTGGTGCGGATCCTCGACGGCGGCGACGGCCGCGACCTCGATCTGGTGCTTCCGGGCGGGTACCGGCACCGTCACGGCAGAGTCCGGCTGACCGCCCACCGCCTCTCCGAGGGGGTGTTCGCGATCAAGGCGGACGAGCGCAGGATCGCGCTGCTGCGCCTGCGCGACCCCGCGCTGGGCATGCCCGCCTTCGACCCCGAGCGCAACCACCACCCCGCGCTGCGCCCCACCAGGCCGCTGCGATGGCGGCGCGGACGGGTGGCCGGAATGGTCTCGCCGTGGGAGGCGCTGCGGCTGGGCGTGCAAGTGGCCCTGCCGATCATGGCCCAGGGCGCGGTCGTGCGGCGGCGGCTCGGCGTGCGGCTGGCCGCGCTCATCAAGGCCGACACGCGGGCCAACCGGCTGCTGGCCCGGCTGCGCGACAGGCACGACGGCGGGCCGCTGTTGATCAGGATCCCGCTGCGCGGCTGGGCGGTGATCCCGGTCAAGGAGGCGGACGTGCGCCGCGTGCTGCACGGCGCCGAGTTCACCCCCGCCAACAAGGAGAAGAGAGGGGCGCTGGGCCACTTCCAGCCCGACTCGCTGCTCATCACCAGGGACCCGGAGCTGCGCGCCCGGCGCAGGACCTTCAACGAGGAGGTGCTGCGGCCCGAGCCGATCGCGGCGGAGATCCGAAGGAAGGCCGCCGAGGAGATGGCGACGCTGCCCACCGACGGCGTGCTGACCTGGAGCCGCTTCAACGAGGCGCACTGGCGGATGGCCCGCCGCATCGTGCTCGGCGACCCGGCCCGCGACGACGAGGCGGTCACCCGGCTGCTGAACCGGCTGCGCGCCGACGCCAACTGGTTCTACCTGCGCGCCCGCAAGACCGACGTGCGGGTGGCCTTCCAGCGGCGGATCGAGCGGCACCTGCGCAGGGCCGAGGCGGGCAGCCTGGCCCGCGTGCTGGCCCAGACCCGCGCCGACCCCGCGGTGCACCCCGAGGGGCAGGTCCCGCACTGGCTGTTCGCCTACGACTCGGCCGCGATCGCGACCTGGCGGGCCCTGGCGCTGCTGGCCGTCCATGCGGGGCCGCACGATCCCGAGCACCTGCGCGCCGCGGTGCTCGAGTCGCTGCACAGGTGGCCGACCACGCTGGCGATCCTGCGCGACACCACCGCGCCGACCCGGTGGCGAGGGGTCACCCTGCCCGAGGGCAGCGTCGTGGCCGTCATCACGTCGTTCACCGACGAGGTGCCGTTCAGCGACGGCCCGGCCGGCTGCCCGGGAGAGGATCTCGTGCTGCTGACGGCCACGGAGGTACTCGGCGCCATCCTGCGCGACAGGGAGGTCGGCGCGATCATCCGGCGCTCGCCGCTCGACCACTTCGGGCTCCGCTTCGCCGTACGGCCGCGCGAACGATAA
- a CDS encoding ATP-binding protein translates to MEATIALRLPRDAASVPVIRQTLDGTLRSLGVVPTIRDDIELMLSEACANVIKHAVPSDDYTVSAGVYNDRCVIRVIDTGAGFDPHQVREPAPGSEHGRGLQIMRALADDVRFTHRRERGTIVSLEKRLRFVEVPAPTERP, encoded by the coding sequence GTGGAGGCGACCATCGCACTGCGCCTGCCCAGGGACGCCGCCAGCGTTCCGGTGATCAGGCAGACGCTCGACGGCACCCTGCGTTCGCTCGGCGTCGTGCCGACGATCAGGGACGACATCGAGCTCATGCTCTCCGAGGCGTGCGCCAACGTGATCAAACACGCCGTGCCGAGCGACGACTACACGGTGAGCGCGGGCGTCTACAACGACCGCTGCGTGATCAGAGTGATCGACACCGGCGCGGGGTTCGACCCGCACCAGGTGCGCGAGCCGGCGCCGGGCTCCGAGCACGGGCGCGGCCTGCAGATCATGCGGGCCCTCGCGGACGACGTCCGCTTCACCCATCGCAGGGAACGCGGCACGATCGTCAGCCTGGAGAAGAGGCTGCGCTTCGTCGAGGTTCCCGCGCCGACAGAGCGGCCATGA
- a CDS encoding Ppx/GppA family phosphatase, whose amino-acid sequence MDAHRGARPIPAFSHKEELRLSEHLDAGNRLSARGIARLGEFVTEALQIAEDKGVEEFMAFATSAVREAANGEQVLAEINARCGVDIQVLSGRDEARLTFLAARRWFGWSSGRLLTLDIGGGSLEIAAGMDEEPDVAISLPLGAGRLTRDWFTADPPPADEVRKLRKHVRAEIARTVGGVVRYGGPHCAVATSKTFKQLARIAGARPSNDGLYVSRSLTRADLAEWAVKLTRMSTGERAALPGVSEGRAAQLAAGAIVADAIMDLFEIGELDVCPWALREGVILRRLDLMTGPQG is encoded by the coding sequence GTGGACGCGCATAGAGGGGCAAGGCCGATCCCCGCCTTCTCCCACAAGGAGGAGCTGCGCCTGTCGGAGCACCTGGATGCCGGCAACCGCCTGTCCGCGCGGGGCATCGCGCGGCTGGGGGAGTTCGTCACCGAGGCGCTGCAGATCGCCGAGGACAAGGGCGTGGAGGAGTTCATGGCCTTCGCCACCTCCGCGGTGCGGGAGGCGGCCAACGGCGAGCAGGTGCTCGCCGAGATCAACGCCCGCTGCGGGGTGGACATCCAGGTGCTGTCGGGCCGCGACGAGGCCAGGCTGACCTTCCTGGCCGCCCGCCGCTGGTTCGGCTGGTCGTCGGGGCGGCTGCTGACCCTCGACATAGGAGGCGGCTCGCTGGAGATCGCGGCGGGCATGGACGAGGAGCCCGACGTGGCGATCTCGCTGCCGCTGGGCGCGGGAAGGCTCACCCGCGACTGGTTCACCGCCGACCCGCCCCCCGCCGACGAGGTGCGCAAGCTGCGCAAGCACGTGCGCGCCGAGATCGCCCGCACGGTTGGCGGCGTGGTCAGGTACGGCGGCCCGCACTGCGCCGTCGCCACCTCCAAGACCTTCAAGCAGCTGGCCAGGATCGCGGGGGCCAGGCCCTCCAACGACGGCCTCTACGTCTCGCGCTCGCTCACCAGGGCGGACCTGGCCGAGTGGGCGGTCAAGTTGACCAGGATGAGCACCGGGGAGCGGGCCGCGCTGCCGGGTGTGTCCGAAGGGCGCGCGGCCCAGCTGGCCGCGGGCGCGATCGTGGCCGACGCGATCATGGACCTGTTCGAGATCGGCGAGCTCGACGTGTGCCCCTGGGCGCTGCGTGAGGGTGTCATCCTGCGGCGCCTCGACCTGATGACCGGCCCTCAGGGCTGA
- a CDS encoding TetR/AcrR family transcriptional regulator: protein MRDDTRAKIQEIALRLFTEQGYEATSLREIAEELGVTKAALYYHFKTKDDIVASLAEMRVAETDELLSWARSQPKTAETRRELVSRYAAQLERSRHQEITRFLERNQTALRDHPTIHRMRERMIEVSDELSSPDDPLDVKLRGSIALFTLHAGMWLTQHYDVTDDERRATAKKVALEILEGHCDD from the coding sequence ATGCGAGACGACACCCGGGCGAAGATCCAGGAGATCGCGCTCAGGCTCTTCACCGAGCAGGGCTACGAGGCGACGTCCCTGCGCGAGATCGCCGAGGAGCTCGGCGTCACCAAGGCGGCCCTCTACTACCACTTCAAGACCAAGGACGACATCGTCGCCAGCCTGGCCGAGATGCGGGTCGCCGAGACGGACGAGCTCCTGAGCTGGGCGCGCTCGCAGCCGAAGACCGCCGAGACCCGCAGGGAGCTCGTCAGCCGCTACGCCGCGCAGCTCGAGCGGTCGCGCCACCAGGAGATCACCCGCTTCCTCGAGCGCAACCAGACCGCGCTGCGCGACCATCCGACGATCCACCGAATGCGCGAACGGATGATCGAGGTCAGCGACGAGCTCAGCTCGCCCGACGACCCCCTCGACGTGAAGCTGCGCGGCTCCATCGCGCTGTTCACCCTCCACGCCGGGATGTGGCTGACCCAGCACTACGACGTCACCGACGACGAGCGGCGGGCGACCGCCAAGAAGGTGGCGCTGGAGATCCTCGAAGGCCACTGCGACGATTGA
- a CDS encoding MDR family MFS transporter translates to MERRREVMAVLPGLMAAMVLAMLDNMIVGTAMPRIVEELGGLTHLSWVVTAYVLGTTVSTPIWGKIGDLYGRKNIFMGSIVIFMVGSVLCGMAGSDLLGGPSDGMGELIAFRALQGLGAGGLMVNAMAIIGDLVPPRERGQYQGIMAGVMSLAMIAGPLVGGFITDHLDWRWAFYVNLPVGAVALALLAVKLKLPKHRSEARIDWLGAALLSIGITALVLITTWGGNEYDWTSPQILGLTALAIVSIAAFIPVERRAAEPIMPLQLFRNRNFALISAVGFLLGFAMFGAINFLPLYQQTVQGASATNSGLLLLPMMGAAMVVSLFVGRAITRTGRYKLYPVLGGVVMAVGMFLLSLMGVDTPSWQTGLFIAVLGLGMGFLMQTTMLIAQNSVEQRDLGVASSTSTFFRSIGGSFGVSLFGAIFNNQLLSGLTDRFGARVADQVVASGGRMDAAALGHLPPQVRTGFLTALADAIAGIFWWAILFAVVVPVLAAFIKEIPLRGGPGEEAKLEVAVAD, encoded by the coding sequence GTGGAGCGACGGCGCGAGGTCATGGCGGTCCTGCCGGGCCTGATGGCCGCCATGGTGCTGGCGATGCTCGACAACATGATCGTGGGCACCGCCATGCCCCGCATCGTCGAGGAGCTGGGGGGCCTGACCCACCTGTCGTGGGTGGTGACCGCCTACGTCCTGGGAACGACCGTCTCGACGCCGATCTGGGGGAAGATCGGCGACCTGTACGGACGCAAGAACATCTTCATGGGCTCGATCGTGATCTTCATGGTCGGCTCGGTGCTCTGCGGCATGGCCGGCTCGGACCTGCTCGGCGGCCCCTCGGACGGCATGGGCGAGCTCATCGCCTTCCGCGCGCTCCAGGGCCTCGGCGCGGGCGGCCTCATGGTCAACGCGATGGCCATCATCGGCGACCTGGTCCCGCCCCGCGAGCGCGGCCAGTACCAGGGCATCATGGCGGGGGTCATGTCGCTGGCGATGATCGCGGGACCCCTGGTCGGCGGTTTCATCACCGACCACCTCGACTGGCGCTGGGCCTTCTACGTGAACCTGCCCGTCGGCGCGGTCGCCCTGGCGCTGCTGGCGGTCAAGCTCAAGCTGCCCAAGCACCGCAGCGAGGCCCGCATCGACTGGCTCGGCGCGGCCCTGCTGTCGATCGGCATCACCGCGCTGGTGCTCATCACCACCTGGGGCGGCAACGAGTACGACTGGACCTCGCCGCAGATCCTCGGCCTCACCGCGCTGGCGATCGTGAGCATCGCCGCCTTCATCCCCGTCGAGCGCCGCGCCGCCGAGCCGATCATGCCGCTGCAGCTGTTCCGCAACCGCAACTTCGCGCTGATCTCGGCCGTCGGCTTCCTGCTCGGCTTCGCGATGTTCGGCGCCATCAACTTCCTGCCGCTCTACCAGCAGACCGTCCAGGGCGCCTCGGCGACCAACTCGGGCCTGCTGCTCCTGCCGATGATGGGCGCGGCGATGGTCGTGTCGCTGTTCGTCGGCCGGGCCATCACCAGGACCGGCAGGTACAAGCTCTACCCGGTGCTCGGCGGCGTGGTCATGGCGGTGGGCATGTTCCTGCTGTCACTCATGGGCGTGGACACCCCTTCGTGGCAGACCGGCCTGTTCATCGCCGTCCTCGGCCTCGGCATGGGCTTCCTCATGCAGACCACGATGCTGATCGCGCAGAACAGCGTCGAACAGCGGGATCTCGGCGTGGCCAGCAGCACCTCCACTTTCTTCCGCTCCATCGGCGGCTCGTTCGGCGTCTCGCTGTTCGGCGCGATCTTCAACAACCAGCTGCTGTCGGGCCTGACGGACAGGTTCGGCGCGCGGGTGGCCGACCAGGTCGTCGCCTCGGGCGGCCGGATGGACGCCGCCGCCCTCGGCCACCTGCCGCCGCAGGTGCGCACCGGCTTCCTCACGGCACTGGCCGACGCCATCGCGGGCATCTTCTGGTGGGCGATCCTCTTCGCGGTG
- a CDS encoding response regulator, producing MITVLLADDQPLVRAGLRALLDTEQDLSVLGEAADGREAVRQAAELRPDVVLMDIRMPELDGLEATRRIVAARTSRVVVVTTFDLDEYVYEALRAGASGFLVKDAEPAELRHAVRVAARGDALLSPGVTRRLIEEFASSQGARPDEARLAVLTARERQVLGRIAQGLSNGQIAETLFMSPATVKTHVNRIMSKLGLHDRAQLVVLAYESGLVRPGGGG from the coding sequence GTGATCACCGTGCTGCTGGCCGACGACCAGCCCCTCGTCAGGGCCGGACTGCGCGCGCTGCTCGACACCGAGCAGGACCTCTCGGTGCTGGGCGAGGCGGCCGACGGGCGCGAGGCCGTACGGCAGGCCGCCGAGCTGCGGCCCGACGTGGTGCTGATGGACATCAGGATGCCCGAGCTCGACGGCCTGGAGGCCACCCGCAGGATCGTCGCGGCCCGCACCTCACGGGTGGTCGTGGTGACCACCTTCGACCTCGACGAGTACGTCTACGAGGCGTTGCGCGCGGGAGCCAGCGGCTTCCTGGTGAAGGACGCCGAGCCCGCCGAGCTGCGGCACGCGGTCAGGGTGGCGGCCAGGGGCGACGCGCTGTTGTCGCCCGGGGTGACGCGGCGGCTCATCGAGGAGTTCGCCTCCAGCCAGGGCGCCCGCCCCGACGAGGCCAGGCTGGCGGTGCTGACGGCGCGCGAACGCCAGGTGCTCGGCCGGATCGCGCAGGGGCTGAGCAACGGGCAGATCGCCGAGACGCTGTTCATGAGCCCGGCGACGGTGAAGACGCACGTCAACCGGATCATGTCCAAGCTGGGCCTGCACGACAGGGCGCAACTCGTGGTGCTGGCCTACGAGAGCGGGCTGGTGCGGCCGGGCGGCGGCGGATGA
- the murG gene encoding undecaprenyldiphospho-muramoylpentapeptide beta-N-acetylglucosaminyltransferase, translating to MTRTLRLLVTGGGTGGHTYPALTTLTALQRRRVPHDVLWVGTASGLEARITAEHGIPFKAITTGKLRRRPNLRELGTNLADLFRIPLGVAQAIGHAARYQPDVVLSTGGYVAVPIGVAAKLLRRPLVMHEQTTVVGLANRILARMATRIALSHESSLEYLPASVRDRAVVTGNPVRAELLHGDRAAAYDQFGLTFEVPLIYVTGGAQGSKQINTLIAEILPRLLPYAQVIHQCGSMWIDEMRAVALPPGLADRYHPVPYVGPELPDLFAAADVVIARSGAGTVSELTAIGKPSVLIPLIPSGGDEQRKNAGYLASAGAAKALLEPAPSAEQLLSELMPLLADPALRASMAEAAHKLGRPDAAEALADVLLQTARPPR from the coding sequence GTGACACGAACCCTTCGTCTGCTGGTGACCGGTGGCGGCACCGGCGGCCACACCTATCCCGCCCTCACCACGCTGACGGCGTTGCAGCGCCGTCGCGTGCCCCACGACGTCCTGTGGGTCGGCACGGCCAGCGGCCTCGAGGCCAGGATCACCGCCGAGCACGGCATCCCGTTCAAGGCGATCACCACGGGCAAGCTGCGCCGCCGCCCCAATCTGCGCGAACTGGGCACCAACCTGGCCGACCTGTTCCGCATCCCGCTCGGGGTGGCGCAGGCGATCGGGCACGCGGCCCGCTACCAGCCCGACGTGGTCCTGTCGACCGGCGGGTACGTGGCGGTGCCCATCGGCGTGGCCGCCAAACTGCTGCGCCGCCCGCTGGTCATGCACGAACAGACCACGGTCGTGGGCCTGGCCAACCGCATCCTTGCCAGGATGGCCACCCGCATCGCGCTCTCGCACGAGTCGTCGCTGGAGTACCTGCCCGCCTCGGTGCGCGACAGGGCGGTCGTGACGGGCAACCCGGTGCGGGCCGAGCTGCTGCACGGCGACCGGGCCGCGGCCTACGACCAGTTCGGGCTGACCTTCGAGGTGCCGCTCATCTACGTGACGGGCGGCGCCCAGGGCAGCAAGCAGATCAACACGCTGATCGCGGAGATCCTGCCGCGGCTGCTGCCGTACGCGCAGGTGATCCACCAGTGCGGGTCGATGTGGATCGACGAGATGCGCGCCGTCGCCCTGCCACCCGGCCTGGCCGACCGCTACCATCCCGTCCCATACGTGGGCCCCGAGCTGCCCGACCTGTTCGCCGCGGCCGACGTGGTCATCGCGCGCAGCGGCGCGGGCACGGTCTCGGAGCTGACCGCGATCGGCAAGCCCTCGGTGCTCATCCCGCTGATCCCGTCAGGCGGCGACGAGCAGCGCAAGAACGCCGGCTACCTCGCCTCGGCGGGCGCCGCCAAGGCGCTGCTCGAGCCGGCTCCCTCCGCCGAGCAGCTGCTGTCCGAGCTGATGCCGCTGCTGGCCGACCCGGCGCTGCGCGCGTCGATGGCGGAGGCCGCGCACAAACTGGGCCGGCCGGACGCCGCCGAGGCACTGGCCGACGTGCTGCTGCAGACGGCCAGGCCGCCCAGGTAA